The segment TCGGTTTGATCAGATTGAAGGCCGGCTTCTCCTCGGAAGAGCTTTCCTCGCCGCCCAGTTCGCGTTCGATGATGGTCTTGCACACCGAAACGCAGGCGTCGCAAATGTACACGCCCGGGCCGGCGATCATCTTGCGTACCTCCGACTGCGACTTTCCGCAGAAGGAGCAAAGGGTCATGCGTGAGGATTTTGCCATAGAAATCGGTTTTGGAGCTAAGCGGAATCGCTCCTACTTGGCTTCCGGCTTGTTGTTCCCGTAGTAGACGTGGTCGATGACGCCGTACTCGAGAGCTTCCGGAGAAGTCATCCAATAGTCGCGATCGGAATCTTTCTGGATTCGCTCGACAGACTGGCCAGTTTTCTCCGCCAGTACAGCATTCAACGTTTCGCGCCAGCGAATGATTTCCTTGGCTTGGATGGAGATGTCGGAGGCTTGACCTCCCGCTCCGCCCGATGGCTGGTGAATCATGACGCGGCTGTTCGGCAACGCGTAGCGCTTGCCTTTGGTACCACCCGCCAGCAGAATCGTGCCCATGCTGGCCGCCATGCCGATGCACCAGGTGGAAACCTCGCAGCTGAGAAAGTTCATGGTGTCGTAGATCGCCATCCCGCTGGTGACGCTGCCGCCAGGGGAGTTGATGTAGACATTGATGTCCTTTTTCGGGTCTTCCATCTGCAGGAAGAGCAGCTGGGCGATGATCGCGTTTGCGATCTCGTCGTTGATCGGCGTACCGATAAAAACGATGCGGTCCTTGAGCAAGCGGGAGTAGATATCCATACTCCGCTCGCCTCGGCCAGTGTTCTCTATGACGTTTGGTAGATAGTAGGGCACGTTTGAAAGTCCTAAAAGATTATCGAGTGGAATCGCAGCGGGGCTCCTCCCCGGCTATTCACCGTCCGAGACCTTAGCCTCGTCCACTAGGAATTCAAGCGTCTTATCATAGAGCAGGGACGCTTGGATGCGTCGCACTTGCTCCTGGTCCTTGCGCAGCTCCTTGGCGACCGCTTCCGGCTTCTTGCCCGACTGATAGGCCCGGTTGATGATGAAGCGGCTGATATCCTGGTCCTCGACCTTGATGCCCTCCTTCTCGGCGATCTGGGTGAGGATGAGCTGGAGCTTGACGGCTTCCTGCGCGGCGGCGCTGGCTTCCTTGTGAATCTCCTCCTTGTTCGCTTCCAGCTGCTCTTGAGAAACGCCCTTGCGAACGTTGCTGGAAACCACTTGGCGCATGGCCATCTCAGTCTCGTAGTCGACCAGGCTCTGCGGCAGCCCCACCTCGACCTTCGCCGCAATGGCTTCGGTGACTTGGCGGCGGATGTCGGAGCGGCGATCCTGTTCCTTCTTGCCCTTGACGTAGGAGCTGACTCGCTCCTTCAGCTCGTCGAGATCCTTG is part of the Pelagicoccus sp. SDUM812003 genome and harbors:
- a CDS encoding ATP-dependent Clp protease proteolytic subunit, whose protein sequence is MPYYLPNVIENTGRGERSMDIYSRLLKDRIVFIGTPINDEIANAIIAQLLFLQMEDPKKDINVYINSPGGSVTSGMAIYDTMNFLSCEVSTWCIGMAASMGTILLAGGTKGKRYALPNSRVMIHQPSGGAGGQASDISIQAKEIIRWRETLNAVLAEKTGQSVERIQKDSDRDYWMTSPEALEYGVIDHVYYGNNKPEAK